TTTTGCCGAGCCGCAAGGAGCCCTGGGGCGTGGTTGTGCAGGAAGCTGCTGCCGTTGGGTTACCCTTGCTATGTTCAACGGCTTGTGGCGCTACTGTACACCTCTTGCAGGATGGATTCAATGGCTATCTCTTCGAAAGTGAAAATACCGGCCACCTTGCTGAAAGCATGCGTCGGCTGTCCATGGCACCTCCCGATGTGCGCGCGCAAATGGGCCGGCGTAGTCGGATGTTGGCGACACAATTCACGCCCGAACGATGGGCAAAGACGCTGGTCGATGGTATTGCGCAACTCAAGCGCCGGCAGACTACGCCAGCACCTGCCCGTGCGGTATCTGTTGGTGCCTGGAATAACGTTGGTCCTTAACAGAGTTCTGTATGCAAGGTGTTACAGCTACACTACATCCTGAGCGCATTGAAGCACCTGTATTGCTGGTGAAGCCGTGCATGATGTTATGTGGCATCCTGGCGGTACTCAAGGTGGTGCCAGTGCTTGTATCAGTAGTAATGCTTGGCCTGGCAATCTATGCGTGGCGTGGTGCCAAAGAGAGTATACAGGCGCTATCCGTTATGTTTTTACTGCTCAATCTGAACCCTGCAGTCTTCTATTTCTGGGGACAGGGAGCTTCTCTGCGTTGGCTGATATTGGGGAGTGCCTTTGGCCGCCTGGTCGCAGATGCCATACTGAGCAACAGAAAATGGCCATTTAAGGTGAATATGCAGCTGTTGCTATACGCTGCGGTGATTGTGATACTTTCGGCCATTTCCAGTCGGCTGCCGGCCATTTCGATCTTCAAGGCTGTTGCCTTCTTTATGGGCGCCGTTACAATCCTGACCGGTTTTTATCGTACCCGTGATGAACAAGCGTATTGGTTTTCCTGGTTCTTCTCCGTGTTTGTATTGATGTTGTGTTTGAGTTTGCCGCTCTATTTCTCTGCTGCCGGCTTCTTTACAAATGGGAGGGGTTTTCAGGGTATTTTGAATCATCCACAGACCCTGGGGCCTGTTACTGCGCCGCTGACAGCTGCGTTAACGATGTGGGTTTTCAGGTCTGAACGCCAGTCAATCATCCATTTGGCCGTGTTGTGCGCTGGCTTGTTTGTGATTTATGCTTCGCAGTCGCGTACAGCGTTATTGATGTATACCGCGAGCTTACTGGTGGCCGGAGTTGTGGTATGGATGCGCAGGCGCGCGCCTGTACGCCGGAAAAAGCCGTTATTTCCTGTTGCCGTAAAACTGCTTGGCGTATTGACAATGGCCCTTTTGCTTGTTTCACAAGGGCGCGTCATTGATGACAAGGTACAGCAGTTTTTGCTCAAAAAATCTGAAACTGAAGAGTCTTTGTCTTTTCAGGTTCGAAGCTCAATGGTAGCGCGGCAGATGGCCAATTTTGAGACACAGCCGCTAACTGGGATTGGATTTGGTGTACCATCGAGTGTAGACGACTGGGTATCTCTGTCGACAGGATTTCTTGGTATACCTACCGGTTTTCCGGTAGAAAAAGGATTTTTGCCCTCCGCAGTTCTCGAAGAAACAGGCCTGATTGGGGCCTCACTTCTCATAGTGCTTCTGTTCACCCTGGTTGGTCCGGTATTGAAAAAAGCTACCGCGCCATACCTGGCCATCTTGCTGGCATGTATGCTGGCGAACACCGGAGAGATGGTCTTCTTCTCATTTGGTGGAGCAGGGCTTTATTACTGGCTACTCATTGGTTTGAGTTATAACAGCGTGATACCATGTGTGGAATAGCAGGAATTATTGGAGCAAGGCCTTCTAAAA
The Bacteroidota bacterium DNA segment above includes these coding regions:
- a CDS encoding O-antigen ligase family protein, translating into MQGVTATLHPERIEAPVLLVKPCMMLCGILAVLKVVPVLVSVVMLGLAIYAWRGAKESIQALSVMFLLLNLNPAVFYFWGQGASLRWLILGSAFGRLVADAILSNRKWPFKVNMQLLLYAAVIVILSAISSRLPAISIFKAVAFFMGAVTILTGFYRTRDEQAYWFSWFFSVFVLMLCLSLPLYFSAAGFFTNGRGFQGILNHPQTLGPVTAPLTAALTMWVFRSERQSIIHLAVLCAGLFVIYASQSRTALLMYTASLLVAGVVVWMRRRAPVRRKKPLFPVAVKLLGVLTMALLLVSQGRVIDDKVQQFLLKKSETEESLSFQVRSSMVARQMANFETQPLTGIGFGVPSSVDDWVSLSTGFLGIPTGFPVEKGFLPSAVLEETGLIGASLLIVLLFTLVGPVLKKATAPYLAILLACMLANTGEMVFFSFGGAGLYYWLLIGLSYNSVIPCVE